Genomic segment of Deltaproteobacteria bacterium:
TATATTCTAAATTTATGCGGTCGAAGACAGAATACCACGGGTTTACCCGTGGATGAATGAGTCCTTCCAAATATTATCGCGAGGATACGACGTGATAATGTTTGGTCAACTCCGCTCGGAGTTGTAACCGTAAGAACCCCGGCTTTAGCCGGGGGAATCTATACTTTTTACACTCTTGTCATTCCTGCGAAAGCAGGAATACAGAATTTGTTAAGGCTGTTATTAATATTTAAATTTAATCAAAACTATAGTTAGATTTTATTACGCAAGGAGAGTTTAATGAGTGTAACCATTGCTATGGCTGGCAAAGGAGGGACAGGCAAGACCACCCTGGCCGGTTGGGCGGTTAAATACCTGCTATCCCAGGGGCGAAAACCGGTGCTGGCCGTGGACGCAGACTCCAACTCCAACCTGAACGAGGTCCTCGGTCTTCAAGTCAACGGAACCCTGGGTCAAGCTCGGGAAGAGATGAAAACTGGCGGCCTGCCCGGGATGACCAAGGACATCTTCATGGAGATGAAGGTCAACCAGATCCTGGTCGAGACAGATGGCTACGACCTGCTCGTTATGGGCAGGCCGGAGGGCGCGGGCTGTTACTGCGCGGCCAACAATCTCCTGTCCAACATCGTGGAGAAACTGACGGATAATTACCCCTATGTGGTTATTGATAATGAGGCCGGGATGGAGCATATTTCTCGCCTTACGACCAGGAAAATTGATATTTTTTACGTGATCTCAGACCCGACGCGGCGCGGAATAACCGCGGCCCGGCGCATCTGGGACCTGGTTGATGAAATGAATATTTCGGTCGGCCGAAAATATCTGATCTTGAACCAGGTCAAGGATGAGGTTGGCCCTGAAATGCTGGCCGTAATTGAGGGAGAAGGTCTGAACCTGGCCGGGAGCATCCTGGCGGACGACGAGATTTACCAGTACGATCAGGCGGGCAGGCCGACCGCTGG
This window contains:
- a CDS encoding AAA family ATPase is translated as MSVTIAMAGKGGTGKTTLAGWAVKYLLSQGRKPVLAVDADSNSNLNEVLGLQVNGTLGQAREEMKTGGLPGMTKDIFMEMKVNQILVETDGYDLLVMGRPEGAGCYCAANNLLSNIVEKLTDNYPYVVIDNEAGMEHISRLTTRKIDIFYVISDPTRRGITAARRIWDLVDEMNISVGRKYLILNQVKDEVGPEMLAVIEGEGLNLAGSILADDEIYQYDQAGRPTAGLGTQNPAVAQTFDIFSRTMFDAEGNA